A genomic segment from Triticum dicoccoides isolate Atlit2015 ecotype Zavitan chromosome 1A, WEW_v2.0, whole genome shotgun sequence encodes:
- the LOC119279907 gene encoding PHD finger protein ALFIN-LIKE 5-like, with amino-acid sequence MDAGTGAGAGAPYASRTAEEVFRDFRGRRAGMIKALTQEVDKFYQLCDPEKENLCLYGYPNETWEVTLPAEEVPPEIPEPALGINFARDGMNEKDWLALVAVHSDSWLLAVSFYFAARFGFDKEARRRLFNMINNLPTIFEVVTGAAKKQIKEKAPNSTHKSNNKPSMKTYSKPESQSKAPKIAAPPKDEDESGEDYGEEEEEERDNTLCGTCGTNDGKDEFWICCDNCERWYHGKCVKITPARAEHIKHYKCPDCSNKRARA; translated from the exons ATGGACGCCGGCACCGGCGCCGGCGCTGGCGCGCCCTACGCCTCCCGCACGGCGGAGGAGGTCTTCCGCGACTTCCGCGGCCGCCGCGCCGGCATGATCAAGGCCCTCACCCAAG AAGTGGACAAGTTCTACCAGCTCTGCGACCCCG AAAAGGAGAACTTGTGCCTTTATGGGTACCCTAATGAAACATGGGAAGTGACGTTGCCAGCTGAGGAAGTCCCCCCAGAGATTCCTGAACCAGCACTTGGAATCAACTTTGCTAGGGATGGCATGAACGAGAAGGATTGGTTGGCACTAGTTGCTGTTCACAGTGATTCCTGGTTGTTGGCTGTTTCATTCTACTTCGCGGCACGGTTTGGATTTGACAAAGAGGCAAG GAGGCGACTCTTCAACATGATAAATAACCTGCCTACAATATTTGAAGTCGTGACCGGGGCTgcaaagaagcagatcaaggagaagGCCCCCAACAGTACGCACAAGAGCAATAATAAGCCAAGCATGAAAACT TATTCAAAGCCTGAGTCCCAGTCAAAGGCCCCAAAGATAGCAGCACCCCCAAAGGATGAAGACGAGAGCGGCGAGGACtatggagaagaagaggaggaagagcgcGACAACACCTTGTGTGGTACCTGTGGAACAAACGACGGCAAGGACGAGTTCTGGATCTGCTGCGACAACTGCGAGCGGTGGTATCATGGGAAATGCGTCAAGATCACGCCTGCTCGAGCCGAGCACATCAAGCACTACAAGTGCCCAGACTGCAGCAACAAGAGGGCGAGGGCGTAA
- the LOC119279918 gene encoding protein root UVB sensitive 6-like has product MAPAMGLKRPAAAAATATQTITLPPQGVAVRDAVRGALRDAELPPRAPATPAPAPAAAVDGVLCFEEVEGRRWSYVVEGAASSAGKTGRVSARARGGSAAPVGATFRAVPLQSPLPPAEEIMSFIRSYVVPEGFPDSVTPSYVPYMTWRALKHFFGGAMSVFTTRALLNSVGVSQSRATSGAVAINWILKDGAGRVGKMLFARQGKKFDYDLKQLRFSGDLMMELGAGIELATAAFPQLFLPLACMANVVKNVAAVTSTSTRTPIYKAYAKGENIGDVTAKGESVGNIADLLGTGMSILMSKRNPSLVASFAVLSCGYLLSSYQEVRSVVLNTLNTARFTVAVDSFIKTGHVPSLKEGNLEETIFNPPWRHQPVAIGSRFGEAFQEPASFVATRPLFEDERYIVTYNPAKDKVYALLKDQAKQDDILKAAFHAHVLLHFINASHANLKARKRMNSDQGSYHYVNPNPLNMDFLAHIEESCKIVTSSYGVFKRKAREQGWIMSDSLLNPGRARLCGVAPVI; this is encoded by the exons ATGGCTCCGGCGATGGGGCTcaagcggccggcggcggcggcggcgacggccacGCAGACCATCACGCTGCCCCCGCAGGGGGTCGCCGTGAGGGACGCGGTGCGCGGCGCCCTCAGGGACGCCGAGCTGCCCCCGAGGGCGCCGGCGACGCCGGCGCCGGCCCCCGCGGCCGCCGTGGACGGGGTCCTGTGCTTCGAGGAGGTGGAAGGCAGGCGGTGGAGCTACGTCGTCGAGGGCGCCGCGTCCTCCGCCGGGAAGACGGGGAGGGTCAGCGCCAGGGCCAGGGGCGGCTCCGCTGCGCCGGTGGGGGCCACCTTCAGGGCCGTGCCGCTCCAGTCCCCGCTGCCGCCCGCCGAG GAAATTATGTCCTTCATAAGGTCATATGTTGTGCCTGAAGGTTTTCCAGACAGCGTGACTCCTTCATATGTTCCATACATGACATGGAGGGCACTGAAG CATTTCTTTGGCGGCGCAATGAGTGTATTTACAACAAGAGCCTTGTTAAACTCCGTAGGAGTCTCACAAAGCAGGGCTACGTCTGGTGCTGTGGCTATTAACTGGATACTCAAG GATGGTGCTGGGCGTGTCGGAAAAATGCTTTTTGCGCGTCAAGGGAAGAAATTCGATTATGACCTAAAGCAG CTCCGCTTTTCTGGGGATCTCATGATGGAACTAGGAGCTGGGATAGAGTTAGCTACTGCTGCGTTCCCTCAACTTTTCCTACCGTTGGCTTGCATGGCAAACGTTGTCAAG AATGTTGCTGCTGTTACATCGACCTCAACCCGCACACCGATTTACAAGGCATAtgcaaaaggagaaaatattggagatGTTACTGCTAAAGGAGAAAGTGTTGGGAACATCGCTGATCTG TTGGGCACTGGTATGAGCATTCTAATGTCCAAGAGGAATCCATCATTGGTGGCTTCATTTGCAGTCTTGTCTTGTGGATATCTGCTTAGTTCATATCAGGAG GTGAGATCTGTTGTGCTGAACACGCTAAATACGGCAAGATTCACTGTGGCAGTGGATTCCTTCATAAAGACTG GGCATGTTCCTTCATTGAAGGAAGGGAACTTAGAGGAGACAATATTTAATCCGCCTTGGAGGCATCAACCTGTGGCCATAG GATCAAGATTTGGAGAGGCATTTCAGGAACCTGCTTCATTTGTTGCTACAAGGCCTTTGTTTGAG GATGAGAGGTACATTGTTACATATAACCCTGCAAAGGACAAGGTTTATGCTTTGCTCAAGGACCAAGCAAAGCAAGATGACATTCTCAAAGCTGCCTTCCAT GCACATGTGTTGCTGCATTTTATTAATGCGTCACATGCTAATCTGAAAGCACGGAAGCGCATGAACTCTGATCAGGGGTCATACCACTATGTGAACCCAAACCCATTGAACATGGACTTTCTAGCACACATTGAAGAATCTTGCAAGATTGTTACATCGTCGTATGGAGTATTCAAGAGGAAAGCAAGAGAACAG GGATGGATAATGTCTGACTCGCTACTGAACCCTGGCCGTGCCCGGCTGTGTGGAGTAGCACCAGTGATATAA